The nucleotide sequence AGGACTAGGATCGGGATTAGATTGGATTGACACACTGGAATCGTGCTGGGATAGGGTGAGGATGGATGGCTAGGGGCCCGACTGGATCAGCACTAGGATAGGGACAAGGTTGGCGCTGGGATGGGGACTGGGCTGCACCAGTACCACACTGGGAATGAGACTGGGACTGGACTGTGGTTCTGGAGCAGGATCACGAGAGGCTTTAGAGTGGGATCAGGATTGCAACTGGGAGTGGATCAGTactgggacaggggctggaatGGCAGCAGGACAGACCACAGAGTAGGCTGGGGACAAAGGGTGGATCAAGAGTGGATCCAGAAAGGATTGTGATAGGCAGAGATGAACTGGGATTGGACTGGTGCTTGGGGAGGGACAGAACTGGGATAGATAGGGATTGAGCTGGTGTGGGaacaggggctggagcagaccAGTACTGGGATGGGACTGGATTAGGATTGGTGGGGACTGACCCAGCACTGGATTGGGCTGGGATGGAACAGCACTGGGTTGGGAATGGGTGgagtggggtgggatgggagaAAGGATTTGAGAAACAGAATTGTAAGGGGTGAAagggagtgggatgggatgagaagGGGTGGGATGAGACGGGACGGGAAGATACATGATAGCAGCATCCCTGCCGACCTTACCCAGCTGCTCGTAGCTGTCCGCGTTGCTGCCCGCACCGCACCACAGCGTCCCGGGGTAGGTGAGcccgcggcgggcgcggggccgtcccggcggggccgctccgggggcaggtggcagcaggagcagtaAGAAGAGGAGGACGAGAAGGAGGCggcagagcagccccggggCGCACATGGCACCGCACCGCTGGCCGCCGTGGGGCCGCCTTATAGAGTGGCGCAGCCCGCCCACGCGGGGCGGCCCGGCACGGCTTGGCACGGCCCGGCACCGTGCGGAGGGTCCCGCAGAGCCGGGGTCCTGCAGCCGCTCCCGCAGCCGCCGCACGTCCCGCTCCGGCAGCTGGCGGGGAAGGGATCACCCCTCCCGGTGGGACCGGCCCCGTTGCTGTGGCAGCCGGTGGGGTGATGTGCCGGGGCCGGTAACCAGCCGGCCCCAAACCCCCGCCCCGTGACGCACCGGGCCCCGcacagcccccggccccggAGCGGCCCCCGACGGGAGAACGATGCTGCCTGTATCCCTGCATCCTATGgatgctctgtgcagccccGGTTCCCAGCCCACAGATGCTCTCCTGCATCCCCACATCCCTTCCTGTGGATGCTCCCCACATCTGTACATCCCATCCCCTGAATGCCTGCTGCATCCCCACGTCCCTTCCCATTCCTTGTGGCCCTGCATCCCATCCCACAGATGCGCCCTTTACAgggcagcccagagcccagTGCCCAGCCGGGCTGGCAGCCCACACCGgcactcccagagctctgccagggctgtccTTCCTGGCCAGCTCCTGTCCTCAGAGCCCATTGACAgtcaggacacagccctggctcaCTGGGATGCTGTGAGAGCCAGTGCCCAGTAGGGCAGGACAGTTCCTGGACACCCCAACAGGGATGTGCACAGCCTCAAAAactccctgcactgcccaagGCCTCCCAAAGCTGCAGAACATCCCCCTGAGCTCCCTTGCAGCATGGGGTGCCACTCCACTGTGCCACCCAcactggcacaggcagctggtgctgggggcACTCATGTGGGGTGCAAACACCACAGCCCCATTGCTCCccaccacagcactgcctggctgggacagcagagctggtgggggACATCACTGGCCCATGGGAAGAGttcctgcctggagctgtcccagtgtccagctgGCTGAGGGCGCTGGCCCAGTGCCACAGGGGCTGCCCCTGCTCAGCTGTCGCTGTCTGTGACGCTCCTGTGACGGTCCTGCTCggctcagccctgccaccagcacccaggtatggagctggaatgggagcCCTGGGCCCTGGGGTGCCACGTGTGGGTGTGAGTGGGGGGCACCAGGCCATGGGGAGCCCTGTGGAGGCTGGAGGTGGGGAAGTCTCACTCCCCTTCATGCTCAGTGCTTGCAGCGCCTGCAGTCCCCACGCATGGACCTGTGCCACATCCCTGGCACCCGAGAAAAGGGCTGGTACCTGGCACTGATGGCCCCCAACGTCAAGGGTCCCAACTATGCCTGGCTGGACCCCTCCCGGCTCTACTGCCACCCGCAAGTACCCAGTGCCTGGGGGGGATGGCACCCACGAGGTGCTGGGGTGGGCTGCgtctccacagggctgctggggcacccagctgtgggtgcccagggtgggctGTGGGCACCCAGCACCTCCACTCTCCCCCCAGGGCTTGCAGGACTGCGTGGCCGacctgctgcagcccttccaGGGAGATGCCATCGACATGGTGGCCGGCATTGATGCCATGGGCTTCATCCTGGGTGAGCAGGGCACATGTCACAGGTGAGTGCAGGGTctctgtcccttgtccctggGGGTCCTGACAGTGCTGTGCCCACCTCAGGTGCcgcagctgctgccacactgcAGAAAGGCTTCCTGGCCATCCGCAAAGCCGGGCACCTCTGTGTGCAGACAGTGGCCCAGCCCTACACCGACTACTCGGGCCGCGAGAAGGTGATGGAGGTCCGCACCGACGCCATCTCACCGGGTGAGCCAGTGGGGTGCTCCCCTTTTTGGGTGGCTGCCAGtgtgggcacagggcactcATCCACAGCCTCTGCCCCCTCCAGGTCTGCGCATCCTTCTCGTGGACCAGTGGGTTGAAACTGGGGGCACCATGAGAGCGGCCATCGAGCTGGTGGAGCGGCTGGGGGGCGTCGTGGCAGGTAGGAGAGGGCACCCCAGGGTGCACCCACGGGTGCAGTGGGACCACCACTCCCACAGGCTGTGGTGGCCAGTGCTGAGCCCCCCCCATGTGTGTCCCCACAGGTGTTGCTGCCATCTGCATGGAGAACAGCGAGGGAGGGAAGTGGATCCAGGAGCGCTACAAGTGCTCCCACTGTGTCCCCCCCCGCCTGCAGCCCCGTTTCGACCAGCACCAGTTTGGCTGGGACTGATGTGAGACTGGCACCTCAtttgtcccctgcagcccccttagggacacagagctgctggctctgcaggacaAAGATGCTCCTTGGTGGAAGAAGGAACTCATCCCCAGCGGCAGCCATCCATCCTCCTGCTTGCCTATGGCTGCATCCAGGGACAGGGAGACCCACAaccagccacagctccctgccctcagccccacagctttcttacaaagcataaaaaaggttttattaaGACAAAAGGGAGCCTGAGGGCATCTCCTCCTGCGAGCAGTACCTGGGTTTGCATAGCTACAGGAGCCAcatggctgctcctgcccaccccagccGGGTGTGCCCAggcaggtgaggggctggggtggCAGGGACGGCTCCTCGGGGCCGGCCGGGGTCGCCCCTCTTTGGTCCAGAGGTGTGAGCATggagggggctggggctgtcccctcaCTGGCAGCACTTGGGTTTCTTGCGGGGCGTTGACAGGTACAGGTCGCTCTCCTTGCTGCTGATCCctgaggggcagagggaggagggtTGGTTGGTGCGGGGACAAAGGGGCACACCCAGGCGGGGCTGGCCAGGGTTACTCACGCACGGTGTCGCCGATCCTGCGGGTGCTGCTCCCGCGCTCCAGCTCGGCCAGCACGCTGTTCTCAAAGGTCAGGGCCGCCACTCGGAAGAAGAAATCCCGCACGTTCTCCCCTGCCCCACGGGAAGAGACccccctgagtgtcccctgaCCTGGCTGACGCTGAGATCTGCATTCCCTTACCCAGCTGGGACTCACCAGTGAGTGAGGAGACAGCCCAGTACTCTGCCTGCATCTCCTGGGCCACCTTGAGAGCGTCCTTCTCCATCAGGCTGTACTGTGCTGGTGTCTGCCAACCAAGCCAGGCATGGgtgggtgacagggacagtCAGGGCACAGCTTGCCCACAGGGAGGGGGACACACTCACACTCAGATCCTTCTTGGAGCCCACCAAGAAGAGGATCACGTTGGATGGGTCGTTCTCCTTCAGGGCATCAGCCAGCCACTGCCTGTGGAGCCactgtcagcagctgctggctgagcaCTGCCCTCATGCTCACACACCACAGCAGCCCCACaacccctccctgccctgcccttaAGACCCCACGTTCATCCCTGGTCCCACCCCTGAGCCATGTGTCCCCTACCGTGTGTGCTCCAGGGACCCCACATCATTGACATCGAAGACAATCACGAtggctgggggaggaaggaggagtgagacggggacagggacagtgggatGGGCAGTTGGGATGCAGCGAGGAGCTCACCCTGTGCTCCCCGGTAGTAGGTGGAGGCGATGCACTTGAAACGCTCCTGGCCGGCCGTGTCCCACCTGAGGGGGGTGTGGGAGGTGAGGGGGGTTGCAGGGATGtgtggggaaggggctggcacCTACTCACAGCTGCAGGCTGAAGGGCACTCCCAGCACCTCAAACCGCTCCATCTCGAAATCCACCCCGATGGTCGCCTTGTAGTTCTTATCAAAAGTGTCCTTGCAAAACCTGGGCGGGGGGTGAGTGGGTATCAACATCCTCAGTGACCCctcagtgcccagcagcagagccGGCTGCTGCCCTTTGGGGGAGAGGAGTCACTTCCCCCACTCGCCATCCCCCTCCAAGCATCTCCGGGGCTCCCGTTACCTGTTGATCAGGCAAGTCTTCCCCACCGAGAGGTCGCCCACCacgatgatcttggagatcttgAACCTGCAGCAAGGCGGACGCGTGGCTCAGCAGCATGGGGGGACACCCCCCGGCCGACCCCGGGGTGGGCGGGCATCACCCAACGGCCCCTCGCGTCCGCAGCCCTCCGCATCCCGGCTCTGCATCCCGGCGCTGCCGCGGCTCATCCCGGCCCCCCGTGTCCGCCCCCGCGCCGTGttccccccgtgtcccccccgcGCCGCATTCCAGTGTCGTGACGCAGGGCTCGGCATCGGGCAGCGCCGGCAGCCACGCGGCGCCCACGCCGGGGACCCCCACCCGCGGCTGGCGGGCCCCTTGTCACCCCCCTCATCCCAACAGCGGGGACCCCAAACCGCGCCCGACCGACCCCACAACGCCCGTCCGCTGCTCCTGGCAGGCGCTGGCCACTGTGGGGTGGAAGGCATGGCGGGTGTGCAGGGCGGCCTCCTTCCGAAAACACTGCGAGCGGGACAAAGAGGGACACCGCGGTGACCGCGGGGCTCGGCGAGGTCACCCCCGGGCTGGTGTGTCCCCCCCCTGCTCACCCGGGGCAGGTCGCCGATGACCCTGTCCCTGCGGACCGGAGCCAGCACGTTCATGGTCCGTGGGTGGCCgggggagcagggatgggatgagggTCACCGCGAGGTCTGGGGACAGAGAGAGCAAGGAGTGGCGATGTCCCCATGTCACAGTTGTCCTCATGAACAGCATTCTGGAACACGGttgtccccttgtccccaggtGGGGTTGTCCCCTTATCCTAACAGTCTCCACTTTGCCAGGTCACGGGTGTCGCTGTGTCCTGATTCCTCACGTCACCAAGGACGGCTGTCCCCACACGCCTGCCACCTCGAGCCCTTTGACTGTGGCTGTCCTCACATCTCGAggcacagctgtccccatgtctcagctgtccccgtgtcccagCCATCCCGACATCCCGAGTGTGCCATCCCAGggtgtgtcactgtccctctGCCCTCAGGTGTGGCTGTCCCACACCCCGGGATAcagctgtccccgtgtcccagCACCCCCACATTCCTACACACCCGGGTACCACTGTCCCCGTGTTCCATCCATCCCCGTGCCACGGCCACCTCAGGGTAtcgctgtccctgtgccccacaaCGGATCTGTCCCCAAGTCCCACCCATCCCCATCTCCGTGTTCCACCGGTCCCCGCGTGTCCCCCCCGTCCCGTGTCCGCCGTGCACAAACCCCGCCGTCCCCTCGCCTTATCCCAGTCCAAGATCAAGCTCTCCCCgccttgtccctgtccccacggCGAGGGAATGAAGCGGGGTGTCCCCGTTACCACGAACCTCCCAGCGTCGGTAGCGGTGCTCGGTGCTTCACGCCCAGTCCCGGAGTAACCGGCGCCCAGGCCCCTCCCACGCCCCCGAAGGGGGCGTGGGAGGGGCCTGGGCGCCGGTTACTCCGGGAGTGGGCCATTGAGCTGCTACCACCGCGACAGGACCCCGGTAATCACCCGCCACCCCGGGGCTCACCCCGGTCCCGCACCGCCACGACGGCGGGGAGGGACAGCGGCGTGCCAGACTACAATTCCCATGACGCCCTACGGCGGGCGGGACACCGCTGCGCATGCGCGGCCGAGTCCGTTAATAAGGACTACCACTACCGGCATGCTTCGAAGGTGTCGCGGGATGATGGGGTTTCTGTCTTGCTCCCGCGAGATTTGAGGGTATAAGCCCGTGCGGCGCGGGGCAGGAGACCCCTTTCGGCTTCCGCCTGGCCAAGATGGCGCCCAAGGCGAAGAAGGAGGGTGAGGGCGCGGGACGCTGAGTCCGTGTAGGGGGCGCGGGGCGGTGTTTGGGACCTCTCGGGGTGCTGGTGTATGTGGGATGGCCGGGCTGAGCGAAGCGGGGAGTGATGCAGGGTTGCAGCGCTTTGTTAGGCGCGGGCACGTGGAGGTGGCGGGACAGGCCTGCCGGGTTGTCTGAGCGGCGGGGGGATTTGTTCCCATCTCGATGCTGGGATTCGTGCGTGGGGGAGGGAATAAGCGCCTTTTCCCGCACGGAAACGGGAGACTTTTAACTCAGTTAGGAGTTTTGGGGCTCCTCTTGGTTGGATGAGGGAGCGTGGGCCGCTGCATGAGGTCCTGCTCATTGATCAGAGGAGGCCATGCCGGGCTGGGGAGCACACCCCGACCCTGCAGATCCTTGTGGTGCTGACTGAGCTCTCCTCACAGCTGTGCCTCCGAAGACAGAGGCGAAAGCAAAGGCGCTGAAGGCCAAGAAGGCCGTCCTGAAGGGGGTCCACAGccacaagaagaagaagatCCGCACGTCGCCCACTTTCCGCAGGCCCAAGACGCTGCGGCTGCGGAGGCAGCCCAAATACCCCCGGAAGAGCGCCCCACGGAGAAACAAGTACGTGTGGGGTTCTGCCCTACTGGCGGGTTTAGGGGGTGGGAGCAGCCCCATGAATGGGCTGGTGTGGGAACCTGATGGTTTGGGATGCAGGTGATGATTTTTCAGCGACCAAAGCCTGAGAGTTTGTGATTATAACCTTAGGTGACTGATGCACCCCAAAAAAAGACCCCTGAAATGCAGAGGAGCGCCTGCCAGTTCTCTGTTAATCGCAGGACCTTTCTTGCAGGCTGGACCATTATGCCATTATCAAGTTCCCTCTGACCACAGAATCAGCGATGAAAAAGATTGAGGATAACAATACTCTGGTGTTCATCGTGGATGTCAAGGCAAACAAGCACCAGATCAAACAGGCTGTCAAGAAGCTGTATGATATCGATGTGGCCAAAGTCAACACGTTAATTAGGTGAGAAGGGGGAGGAGAACAGTGCTCTGGTGGGTGTGAGATGAAAATTTTAGCAGAAAATGGGAACGCCTGTGAGATTCAGCAGATGTGAGATAAAGCTCCGTAGCTGAGTGCAGCTTTTGACTGAGCACATCTTGGTGGAAGTGGGAAATGTTGGCAGAGCAGAAGGTTGCTTTCCTCAGGGAGCTCTTGGCTTCTTCAGGAGGCTCTTTGCCTCTTCTGACACCCAGGGAGTCCTGTGCAAATGATGTAAACTTTGATTCCACTGAGTAATGTGATGTTTCCAAAGGAACCACTGATGCACATGGGAATTGCAGGAATGTGGAGCAAGGGGCAGGAATTTCCTCTGTTCTGATGCCTCCTGTTCCTCTCTAGGCCTGATGGAGAGAAAAAGGCTTACGTCCGACTGGCTCCAGATTACGATGCACTGGATGTGGCCAACAAGGTGA is from Sylvia atricapilla isolate bSylAtr1 chromosome 20, bSylAtr1.pri, whole genome shotgun sequence and encodes:
- the LOC136370114 gene encoding adenine phosphoribosyltransferase-like; translation: MDLCHIPGTREKGWYLALMAPNVKGPNYAWLDPSRLYCHPQGLQDCVADLLQPFQGDAIDMVAGIDAMGFILGAAAAATLQKGFLAIRKAGHLCVQTVAQPYTDYSGREKVMEVRTDAISPGLRILLVDQWVETGGTMRAAIELVERLGGVVAGVAAICMENSEGGKWIQERYKCSHCVPPRLQPRFDQHQFGWD
- the RAB34 gene encoding ras-related protein Rab-34, with amino-acid sequence MNVLAPVRRDRVIGDLPRCFRKEAALHTRHAFHPTVASACQEQRTGVVGFKISKIIVVGDLSVGKTCLINRFCKDTFDKNYKATIGVDFEMERFEVLGVPFSLQLWDTAGQERFKCIASTYYRGAQAIVIVFDVNDVGSLEHTRQWLADALKENDPSNVILFLVGSKKDLSTPAQYSLMEKDALKVAQEMQAEYWAVSSLTGENVRDFFFRVAALTFENSVLAELERGSSTRRIGDTVRISSKESDLYLSTPRKKPKCCQ
- the RPL23A gene encoding large ribosomal subunit protein uL23; its protein translation is MAPKAKKEAVPPKTEAKAKALKAKKAVLKGVHSHKKKKIRTSPTFRRPKTLRLRRQPKYPRKSAPRRNKLDHYAIIKFPLTTESAMKKIEDNNTLVFIVDVKANKHQIKQAVKKLYDIDVAKVNTLIRPDGEKKAYVRLAPDYDALDVANKIGII